The genomic segment CAGTAGTGCAAGTTCTGGGAGAAAGAGCATCATAATTGTCGTACCACTTTTTTGTATAATCTGTACGTGGACGTTTGACTCCACGCGTTATTATTGGCCATGATCAGTTCTTAATGAGTGTTATTACGCTCTGGGCCTGATAGAGGTCAAACTGTTGGATGAGATGAGCAACACTTGTGTGGATAAACTCAAAGAAAAATACCCGGTCCTAAACCAATCCAGAAGACGAAGACGAGGAAGGGGAGTAGGGTAACTATCTCCCGAGCATTCAGATCCGTTAGGTGGCTTTGGTCGGGATTGTCAGTACCTCCCCAGATAATTTTTTGCAGCATTCTTAAAATATAGGCTGCTGAAAGGACGGCTCCCGGGATGGCCGCTAGGGCCAGACCAATATTATCTTGAATGTTCCGGCCAGAATCATAAATTCACCAACAAAGCTGTTGGTTCCCGGAAAGGCAAAGGAGGAGAGTCCAAAGAAGGTCAGGAAGGTGACAAAGACAGGCATGACCTTGCCCACTCCGGTGGCCGAGAGTAACTCTCTGCTATGGGTCCGTTCGTAGATCATTCCTATACAGAGGAAAAGGGCACCGGTGGTTATTCCATGGTTAATCATCTGGAGGATTGCGCCCTCAATACCCTCTTGGTTGAGGACAAAGATACCGAGGGTGACAAAGCCCATATGGCCGACCGAGGAGTAGGCTATCAGCTTTTTCATATCATTTTGAGCAAGAGCGGTGAAGCCACCGTAGATAATGCCGGCAATGGAGAGGGCTAGAACATAGGGCAGAAACTGCAGGGTGGCATCAGGGGTGATAGGTAGGGCAAATCGTAAAAATCCGTAGGCACCCATCTTCAGGAGGATACTGGCAAGAATAACAGAGCCGGCTGTTGGCGCCTCTACGTGGGCTGCCGGTAACCATGTATGAAAGGGAAACATGGGCACCTTGATGGCAAAGGCCAGGAAGAAGGCAACAAACAGGCAGGTTTGGGCTGTCATTGAGTAGTGTTGCCAGGCCATATCGGGGATAAAGAAACTATAGTTGTTTGCCGTATAGAGCCAGATAATTGCCACTAAGAGGAGGATTGATCCCGTCAAGGTGTAGAGAAAGAACTTTACGGAGGCATATATCCTGCGTGGGCCGCCCCATATACCAATGAGGAGATACATCGGTATAAGCATTGCCTCCCATAGTACATAGAAGAGAACGAAGTCCAGAGCCATAAAGACTCCAAGCATAGCCGTTTCCATCAGGAGCAGGCAGATCATATAGGTACGGATACGATCCTTGATATATGTCCAGGAGACAAGCACACAGAATGGCATGATAAAGGCCGTCATCAGTACCAGGAGGATGGAGATACCATCGACGCCGAGTGCGTACTGTATTTTGGGTGCATCTATCCAACTATGCAGCTCGGCAAATTGGTAGGCAGAGCTTGCCCGGTCAAAACCCCAGATGAGCTTAAGAGCCATCAGGGCGGTAAGGCCCGTGGCGATCAGGGTGAACCATTTTTGTCCTGTTTCACTTTTTATAAGAAAAAGCATTCCTGCTGCCAGCAGGGGCAGAAACAAAAGGGCACTGAGTATTGGAAATCCTGTATTGACGATGAGCTGATCCATAAACTGTTTTCCTAAAACGTGATAACGTTAATATGATCAAAGAGACAAGACAATAAAAATTGCCAGTAAGGTAACTGTGATACAGATGGTTTGTTGGATCTGTCCACGCTGTAACCAGATGCTCAGGCGACGTCCCGTAGACCGTACCCCGCAGGCACTGCCATCGATTAAGCGGTCAATTACATTCCAGTCAAACCATGACCAAAATTTTGCCGTGACCATGAGCAGGTTGAGCCCTACAACCCGATATGCCTTACCCCAGATGGTGTCACACCATTGAAAGGGGTTTTGGGCGCACCAGAGAAATACCTGTGCTCCCTTGCGATAAAACCAGTCCATATCAAGAAGAATAACATCTTCCGGTAACAGCTTTTTGCGGAGAAAATAGAAGGCAATCCCTCCGAAAACCAGTAATTGCAGGGTCTCGCTGAGATGGTAGGCCGTGTAGGGATGAAATTCTACCCCGCTGTTGGGCAGCATCTGGTAGAGGTATGTCGGAAAGGTACCAATGATAAAGCAGAGAATTCCTGCTACGCTCATGGCTAGATACATATTCCAAGATGGATCCTTGGCCTCTGTAAATTTTTTCTGGAGTGGGCTTCCTGCGCTGTTCTTATTGGGGCTAAAGAAGATCAACCAGGGGAGTCGAAGGCCGGCAGCCAGAAAGGTGCCAACGGATACCATGGTCAGGAGAAATCCTGCCCAGAGTATATGACTCTCGTAACTGGCGGCGATGATCATCGATTTACTGACAAAGCCGGAAAAAAGAGGAAAGGCGGAAACAGAAACTCCTCCGACCAGCAGAAAGAGCATGGTGGCTGGCATCTTCTTATAGAGTCCACCGAGTTCGGTTAGTTTTGAGGTACCTGTTGCCTGAATGACAGCACCGGCGGCCATAAAGAGCAGTCCTTTGTAGAGGATATGGGCCACGGCATGGGCTACGGTGCCGTTGATGGCAAGAGCGGTGCCGATGCCGACGCCTACGACCATATATCCCACCTGGCTGACAATTTCCCAACCAAGAAGTCTGCGGATATCGTTTTCTTTAAGGGCGTAGATGATACCATAGACTGCCATGATCACACCGAGGCCGATCAGGATATCAAATCCAGCAAAGGCACGAGCCAGGGTATAGACCGCAGTTTTGGTGGTAAAGGCGCAGAGAAAGACACCGCCGGTAATGGTTGATTTAGAGTAGGCATCTGGCAACCAGGAGTGAAATGGAACCACGGCGGCATTAAGCATCAGGCCTACCAGAATCAGCCAGGTATAGAGCTGGGTGCCGGTTTCGCTCAGGTGGATAAAGGAGATATCTCCCGTTGCTTGGTAGCGGAGGAGAAAACCGAGGAGGAGGATGACTCCTCCAAAGGTATGGACCAGAAGATAACGAAAGCCTGCTGCCAGGGCGCCCTTATCCTTGTTGAACCAGATAAGAAAGGTGGAGGCAAAGGCCATCATCTCCCAAAAGAGAAAGAGGACAAGATAGTCGGCGGCGTATATGGCCCCGAGGGATCCTGCCACATAAAACCAGGCGGCAACATGTTGCCAGACACCTTTAATATGCAGGGAGTAGAGGGTGCCGATGATGGCCATAAGGGCCATGATAAAGGCAAAAACAGTGGAGAGATTATCTACCCTGCCAAAGGTTAAGGTCCACTCTCCCATGAAGGAGATTACCCCGTATGTGCCATGACTACCGTTGATATAGAGAACATCAATGAAGGTAAGGACTGGCACCAAGAGGAGATAGGCCTTTTTTAGGGCAGCGGGAATCAGTGGTAGAATGATTGCTCCGCAGATCATAATCAGGGCTGGATGAATAAAGGCATTAGTCATCGTAATACTCCTTCTCTTGCTGGATACCTTTGCTGAACCAGCCTGCAAAAAAGATCAGGACGACGGTTGAAAGGAGAGCAAAAATTGACCAGAAAAAAGGGATGTGCTTTTCTGCCCAGGTGTGTGCGTGGTGGCTGTCTACTCCGAAAAAGCTCCAGAGGAGAAGGATGGCCGTTGCTAAAAATATCAGCATTCGTACCAGCCTGCCGTTTTTTTGCAGGTACTCTATAATATTTGTCATCCGATCACCGCCTTAACAAACTGCAACATGAAATGGGGGTAAATGCCTATTATTATTGTAACAGAGCAGGCAATGAGAATGGGGATAAGCATCGATAGAGGTGCTTCCTTTATACCCGTTTCTACCGTTCTTTTTCCAAAGAAGGCTCGGTAGGTAATGGGGGCAAAGT from the Desulfotalea psychrophila LSv54 genome contains:
- a CDS encoding Na(+)/H(+) antiporter subunit D, with the protein product MTNAFIHPALIMICGAIILPLIPAALKKAYLLLVPVLTFIDVLYINGSHGTYGVISFMGEWTLTFGRVDNLSTVFAFIMALMAIIGTLYSLHIKGVWQHVAAWFYVAGSLGAIYAADYLVLFLFWEMMAFASTFLIWFNKDKGALAAGFRYLLVHTFGGVILLLGFLLRYQATGDISFIHLSETGTQLYTWLILVGLMLNAAVVPFHSWLPDAYSKSTITGGVFLCAFTTKTAVYTLARAFAGFDILIGLGVIMAVYGIIYALKENDIRRLLGWEIVSQVGYMVVGVGIGTALAINGTVAHAVAHILYKGLLFMAAGAVIQATGTSKLTELGGLYKKMPATMLFLLVGGVSVSAFPLFSGFVSKSMIIAASYESHILWAGFLLTMVSVGTFLAAGLRLPWLIFFSPNKNSAGSPLQKKFTEAKDPSWNMYLAMSVAGILCFIIGTFPTYLYQMLPNSGVEFHPYTAYHLSETLQLLVFGGIAFYFLRKKLLPEDVILLDMDWFYRKGAQVFLWCAQNPFQWCDTIWGKAYRVVGLNLLMVTAKFWSWFDWNVIDRLIDGSACGVRSTGRRLSIWLQRGQIQQTICITVTLLAIFIVLSL
- a CDS encoding complex I subunit 4 family protein, giving the protein MDQLIVNTGFPILSALLFLPLLAAGMLFLIKSETGQKWFTLIATGLTALMALKLIWGFDRASSAYQFAELHSWIDAPKIQYALGVDGISILLVLMTAFIMPFCVLVSWTYIKDRIRTYMICLLLMETAMLGVFMALDFVLFYVLWEAMLIPMYLLIGIWGGPRRIYASVKFFLYTLTGSILLLVAIIWLYTANNYSFFIPDMAWQHYSMTAQTCLFVAFFLAFAIKVPMFPFHTWLPAAHVEAPTAGSVILASILLKMGAYGFLRFALPITPDATLQFLPYVLALSIAGIIYGGFTALAQNDMKKLIAYSSVGHMGFVTLGIFVLNQEGIEGAILQMINHGITTGALFLCIGMIYERTHSRELLSATGVGKVMPVFVTFLTFFGLSSFAFPGTNSFVGEFMILAGTFKIILVWP